The sequence CTTCCCATGAAACGTGAAGCGCGCCGCAGCCTATTATGCCGTTTTCATTTTCTACGACGATATATTCCTGAATATTTTCATATATTGCGTTTAAAGACCTGTGAAGCATTTCTTTATTGTTTGCGTAAAATTCCACAAGTTTATGAATTGATTTAACGTCTAAAACTTTCGCTGAACGGATTTTCATATTGGGCTCCAAATAAAACATATTACCTGTTATTTTTTATTTATTATTTGTCTTTAATAAAATTGTACCCGGCTTGAACCGCTTTTTTATTTACGTCTATAAGCTTTGGTTTTGCGGCAAACGCTTTTTCTACGGCTTTAAAAACGCTGTTTATGTTTAAAATTTCGCTTTCAATTCTGCATTCGCGCGATGCGCAAAGTTCAAGAGCTTTTACTAACGCTCCGACGGCAACCATGTTTGCGGTTTTAACGTTTTGTATTTCTTTATCGGCAATATCGGTAACCGGAACAAAATAAGGACGCACTCTGTATTTTTTGTTTTCGCTTATTATTGACGAGTTGGCTATTATTACGGCGTCGTCGGTCATTCTTGGCATAAATTTATCAAGCGACGGTTCGTTAAGAGCTATTAAAGCGTTAGGGTTGAAAGCAAGCGGAGAACCTATTTCTTCGCTTGAAACTACAACCGTAGAATTTGCCGTTCCGCCGCGCATTTCTGCCCCGTAAGACGGAAACCACGTAGTGTGCAGCTTTTGTTCAAGCGCCGCTTGAGCAACCAGCGTTCCCGCAAGCAACACTCCCTGCCCGCCAAACCCGGCAACTATTATTTCATTTTTCATTATACTCTCCGAGTAGAAGTTAAGAAGTTTTGAAGCTTTGAAGTTTAGCTGTTACAACTATTATTTTAGTTTTAGGAGTTTTGTCCTAAGCGCGCTAATTCTTCTGGATAAAATGTTTATTTTGTTGTAAATTTCATCAATATTTTTAAGAAATTCTAATTCTTCGCAAATATTTAAAATTGCATTTACTTCATTTAAAGAAGATACTGATAAATTCAAAAAATGAGCAAAGTCCTTGGCGGAGTGTCGGCATTTTCCTTCAGCTATATTC is a genomic window of Endomicrobium proavitum containing:
- a CDS encoding 2-oxoacid:acceptor oxidoreductase family protein, whose translation is MKNEIIVAGFGGQGVLLAGTLVAQAALEQKLHTTWFPSYGAEMRGGTANSTVVVSSEEIGSPLAFNPNALIALNEPSLDKFMPRMTDDAVIIANSSIISENKKYRVRPYFVPVTDIADKEIQNVKTANMVAVGALVKALELCASRECRIESEILNINSVFKAVEKAFAAKPKLIDVNKKAVQAGYNFIKDK
- a CDS encoding four helix bundle protein; this translates as MYKNLEIWKESVDLIKRIYKIAASLPKEEDYNIKSQLRRAVISVALNIAEGKCRHSAKDFAHFLNLSVSSLNEVNAILNICEELEFLKNIDEIYNKINILSRRISALRTKLLKLK